The Panthera tigris isolate Pti1 chromosome F3, P.tigris_Pti1_mat1.1, whole genome shotgun sequence genome includes a window with the following:
- the LOC102960441 gene encoding olfactory receptor 6N2, translating into MERRNHSSLAEFVFLGFPKVGHVRGWLFALLLLAYLFTFCGNLLTFLAIRLNAALHTPMYHFVSILSLLELWYTATTIPNMLANLLREKKTISFAGCLLQTYFFHSLGASECYLLTAMAYDRYLAICRPLHYPAVMTPTLCGKLAAGCWTCGFLCPISEVILVSQLPFCGYNEIQHIFCDFPPLLSLACKDTSTNVLVDFAINAVIILITFLFIMVSYGRIISAVLKIKTAEGRKKAFSTCASHLTVVLVFFGSIIFMYVRLKKSYSLTLDRTLAVVYSVLTPLVNPIIYSLRNKELIKAIKRTICQKSGRAHH; encoded by the coding sequence atGGAACGGAGAAACCATTCGAGCCTGGCTGAGTTCGTGTTCCTTGGTTTCCCCAAAGTGGGACATGTCAGGGGCTGGCTTTTTGCCCTGTTGCTGTTGGCATATCTGTTCACTTTCTGCGGCAACTTGCTCACCTTCTTGGCCATACGACTGAACGCAGCCCTGCACACACCCATGTACCACTTTGTCAGTATACTCTCCTTATTGGAACTGTGGTATACGGCCACCACCATCCCCAACATGCTAGCCAATCTTCTCCGTGAGAAGAAGACCATTTCTTTTGCTGGATGCCTCCTTCAGACCTACTTCTTCCACTCCCTAGGGGCCTCTGAATGCTACCTTCTTACAGCCATGGCCTATGACCGATACCTGGCCATCTGCCGACCCCTCCACTACCCTGCAGTTATGACCCCGACACTCTGTGGCAAGTTGGCTGCTGGTTGTTGGACTTGTGGCTTCCTGTGTCCCATTTCTGAAGTCATCCTGGTCTCCCAGCTCCCCTTTTGTGGCTATAATGAAATTCAACACATCTTCTGTGACTTCCCACCTCTGCTGAGCCTGGCCTGCAAGGACACATCCACTAATGTCCTTGTGGACTTTGCTATCAATGCCGTCATCATCCTTATCACCTTCCTCTTTATTATGGTTTCTTATGGAAGAATCATCAGTGCTGTACTGAAGAtaaaaacagcagaaggaagaaagaaggcctTCTCTACCTGTGCATCACATCTCACTGTGGTGCTCGTCTTTTTTGGGAGTATCATTTTCATGTATGTGCGCCTGAAGAAGAGCTATTCCCTGACCCTTGACCGGACACTTGCTGTAGTCTACTCTGTACTAACACCACTCGTCAACCCAATTATCTACAGTCTTCGTAACAAGGAACTCATTAAGGCCATCAAGAGGACCATCTGCCAGAAGTCAGGAAGGGCTCACCATTGA